One window from the genome of Ictidomys tridecemlineatus isolate mIctTri1 chromosome 12, mIctTri1.hap1, whole genome shotgun sequence encodes:
- the Slc66a3 gene encoding solute carrier family 66 member 3 isoform X1 — protein MEDALLWFCNWSTLGVCAGLKLPQIYAQLAARSARGISLPSLLLELAGFLVFLRYQCYYGNPLLTFLEYPILIAQDVALLLCVFHFNGNMKQAAPYMAVFVSSWFILSLQKWIIDLAMNLCTFISAASKFAQLQYLWKVQDSGAVSALTWGLAAYTCATRIITTLMTTNDFTILIRFVIMLALNIWVTATVLRYRKPVIKAE, from the exons ATGGAGGACGCGCTGCTGTGGTTCTGCAACTGGAGCACCCTGGGCGTGTGCGCCGGGCTCAAGCTGCCGCAGATCTACGCGCAGCTGGCGGCGCGCAGCGCGCGGGGCATCAGCCTCCCGAGTTTACTTCTGGAGCTGGCCGG GTTCCTGGTCTTCCTGCGCTACCAGTGTTACTACGGGAACCCGCTGCTCACCTTCCTGGAGTACCCCATTCTCATCGCTCAAG ATGTCGCTCTCCTGCTCTGTGTCTTTCATTTTAACGGAAACATGAAGCAGGCCGCGCCCTACATGGCTGT ATTTGTGTCTTCTTGGTTCATCCTCAGCCTACAGAAGTGGATCATTGACCTGGCCATG AACTTATGTACGTTCATCAGCGCGGCCAGTAAGTTCGCCCAGCTCCAGTATCTGTGGAAAGTGCAAGACTCGGGGGCTGTGAGCGCGCTGACCTGGGGCCTCGCTGCGTACACCTGTGCAA CAAGAATAATAACAACTTTAATGACCACCAATGATTTTACAA ttcttattcGTTTTGTGATCATGCTGGCTTTAAACATATGGGTAACAGCTACAGTACTTCGCTACCGGAAGCCTGTCATAAAGGCTGAATGA
- the Slc66a3 gene encoding solute carrier family 66 member 3 isoform X2 — MEDALLWFCNWSTLGVCAGLKLPQIYAQLAARSARGISLPSLLLELAGFLVFLRYQCYYGNPLLTFLEYPILIAQDVALLLCVFHFNGNMKQAAPYMAVYPFSI; from the exons ATGGAGGACGCGCTGCTGTGGTTCTGCAACTGGAGCACCCTGGGCGTGTGCGCCGGGCTCAAGCTGCCGCAGATCTACGCGCAGCTGGCGGCGCGCAGCGCGCGGGGCATCAGCCTCCCGAGTTTACTTCTGGAGCTGGCCGG GTTCCTGGTCTTCCTGCGCTACCAGTGTTACTACGGGAACCCGCTGCTCACCTTCCTGGAGTACCCCATTCTCATCGCTCAAG ATGTCGCTCTCCTGCTCTGTGTCTTTCATTTTAACGGAAACATGAAGCAGGCCGCGCCCTACATGGCTGTGTATCCTTTCAGCATCTGA